A region from the Streptomyces tsukubensis genome encodes:
- a CDS encoding DUF6271 family protein yields the protein MRRVCLTLPTNRACATTIAAVAGEAADGARRFGVEVQLLVLDSSGAPERAGHRAAIAALPEAPGVVIHHLDEEQQRSFLRKVILRSGAAAPDRILRLMLPSGVSYGACTNRAFLFAEALGCASVHRRDSDSGYQTFGGEPVHPLVHELTALGRPAAEAAELVTRSRLDPALRERTVALVGGSFVGEMSVDVAEIRRLDPAVYRDVVGLSVPAGYPEIWRANLVDEAFRGAGTEPFTGDLTTLTRVAPARVDMCNIGLDREVYGRVPLPPATDTIGSDYFLVHLVHDARLPGVLHNRHIVNYHTDERRTGAGFLAYQTRFAKFLLAARYFDDVYARLQAADGGLLDDGGRIRASTVAACVRDSRGADRDADAERLGLTEVLDVLDRSYRKLGGRYAAVADGLAARRGGLLDEARADTADFALLIDAWEPLVRACRNEGFRADG from the coding sequence GTGCGCCGCGTCTGTCTGACCCTTCCCACCAACCGGGCCTGTGCCACGACCATCGCGGCCGTCGCCGGGGAGGCCGCCGACGGCGCCCGCCGGTTCGGCGTCGAGGTGCAGCTGCTGGTCCTGGACTCGTCCGGCGCCCCGGAGCGGGCCGGGCACCGGGCGGCGATCGCCGCCCTGCCCGAAGCCCCCGGGGTGGTCATCCACCATCTCGACGAGGAACAACAGCGGTCCTTTCTCCGGAAGGTGATCCTCCGGTCCGGTGCGGCGGCCCCGGACCGGATCCTCCGGCTGATGCTGCCGTCCGGAGTCTCCTACGGCGCCTGCACCAACCGCGCCTTCCTGTTCGCCGAGGCCCTGGGCTGCGCCTCGGTGCACCGCCGGGACTCCGACAGCGGCTACCAGACCTTCGGCGGGGAGCCCGTTCACCCCCTCGTCCACGAGCTGACGGCCCTCGGGCGTCCCGCGGCCGAGGCGGCGGAGCTGGTGACCCGGAGCAGGCTCGACCCCGCCCTCCGGGAGCGGACGGTCGCGCTGGTCGGCGGCTCCTTCGTGGGTGAGATGTCGGTGGACGTCGCGGAGATCCGCCGGCTCGACCCCGCCGTCTACCGCGATGTGGTCGGGCTGTCCGTACCGGCGGGCTATCCGGAGATCTGGCGCGCGAACCTCGTCGACGAGGCGTTCCGCGGTGCCGGGACCGAGCCGTTCACCGGCGATCTCACCACTCTCACCCGTGTCGCCCCGGCCCGGGTGGACATGTGCAACATCGGCCTGGACCGGGAGGTCTACGGACGGGTGCCGCTGCCGCCCGCGACCGACACCATCGGCAGCGACTACTTCCTCGTCCACCTCGTTCACGACGCCCGGCTCCCCGGGGTGCTGCACAACCGCCATATCGTCAACTACCACACCGACGAGCGCCGTACCGGCGCCGGCTTCCTCGCCTACCAGACGCGTTTCGCGAAGTTCCTGCTCGCGGCCCGGTACTTCGACGACGTGTACGCGCGGCTGCAGGCGGCGGACGGGGGGCTGCTCGACGACGGGGGCCGGATCCGCGCCTCCACCGTCGCCGCCTGCGTCAGGGACAGCAGGGGCGCGGACCGGGACGCCGACGCGGAACGGCTCGGCCTCACGGAGGTCCTCGACGTGCTCGACCGCTCGTACCGGAAACTGGGCGGCCGCTACGCCGCGGTGGCAGACGGCCTCGCGGCCCGCCGCGGCGGACTGCTGGACGAGGCCCGCGCGGACACCGCGGACTTCGCCCTCCTCATCGACGCCTGGGAGCCCCTGGTCCGCGCCTGCCGGAACGAAGGATTCCGCGCAGATGGTTGA
- a CDS encoding condensation domain-containing protein, whose translation MTVSRQAVSEERSVRPTVERTVTVRYSGGLQRHGPVTMGQANMIRCILRDDPTHINIHAVWPVPPETGPEPVIDALRALVVRHEGLRTTFPGAPDGPPREQRVSASGAFTVTVLDLDHDHDDARLPGDTAAYAESVARDARAGRFRLDRDFPLRITLIARRGEPLFVALAASHAVTDGSALAVLREEWLALLAGESLPPPAVLTPLDLAEEEATEAGLRRSEASLRYWEQIIRTAPQAMFAEPGAVGTEVRTPQLTLRSRRGAGALARVAQRTGAVPSTVLLTAWCTLIAHRTGQDACVVAVPTANRFRPLLARSVNTLSQDSLLCLDVRQPSFDTLLRRAWGAALNAYRHSRFDSLALWEMIGRVTFERGSNFARDVVFNDVSTLPAAPSAPALSAGSPGPELELTRGPDQLLPTRALTFVYETDPLLRLAMWADPALFPGDEAELFLTGLVRLLEAAAVDDVQLTALTEITGVRPVERDGRWRRVDNCWVSPPAVAASLSRVLGGVPVQVTVEDPVPDTPPGPGAGEVLTAWITAGAVLPTPEQAHAALMETLPGRPGLLAPHRYVIVDDPPPRAGDGGARLGRRILSEGDGRNRPISHDH comes from the coding sequence ATGACGGTGAGCCGACAGGCAGTGAGCGAAGAGCGGTCGGTCCGGCCGACTGTCGAACGGACCGTCACCGTCCGCTACTCGGGCGGACTGCAGCGCCACGGCCCCGTCACCATGGGGCAGGCCAATATGATCCGCTGCATCCTGCGGGACGACCCGACGCACATCAACATCCACGCCGTCTGGCCGGTGCCCCCGGAAACCGGGCCCGAACCGGTGATCGACGCACTGCGTGCCCTGGTGGTACGTCACGAAGGGCTGCGTACCACCTTCCCCGGGGCCCCGGACGGGCCGCCCCGCGAGCAGCGGGTCTCGGCCTCGGGAGCGTTCACGGTCACCGTCCTCGACCTCGATCACGACCACGACGACGCGCGGCTGCCCGGGGACACCGCGGCGTACGCCGAATCGGTGGCGCGCGACGCCCGCGCCGGCCGGTTCCGGCTCGACCGGGACTTCCCGCTGCGGATCACACTGATCGCCCGGCGCGGGGAGCCCCTCTTCGTGGCGCTGGCGGCCAGTCACGCCGTCACCGACGGCAGCGCACTCGCCGTTCTGCGGGAGGAGTGGCTCGCGCTGCTGGCCGGGGAGTCGCTTCCGCCCCCGGCCGTGCTCACCCCGCTCGACCTCGCCGAAGAGGAGGCGACCGAGGCCGGGCTGCGCAGGTCGGAGGCGTCCCTGCGGTACTGGGAGCAGATCATCCGCACCGCTCCGCAGGCGATGTTCGCCGAGCCGGGCGCCGTGGGGACCGAGGTCCGGACGCCGCAGCTCACCCTCCGCTCGCGGCGCGGGGCCGGGGCGCTGGCCCGGGTGGCGCAGCGTACCGGCGCGGTTCCGTCCACCGTACTGCTGACCGCCTGGTGCACCCTGATCGCCCATCGCACCGGTCAGGACGCCTGTGTGGTCGCCGTTCCGACGGCCAACCGGTTCCGGCCGCTGCTGGCCCGCTCGGTGAACACGCTGTCGCAGGACTCGCTGCTCTGTCTCGACGTCCGGCAGCCGTCCTTCGACACACTGCTGCGCCGGGCGTGGGGCGCCGCGCTCAACGCCTACCGGCACAGCAGGTTCGATTCGCTCGCCCTGTGGGAGATGATCGGGCGGGTCACGTTCGAACGCGGCAGCAACTTCGCGCGGGACGTCGTCTTCAACGACGTCTCCACGCTCCCCGCGGCACCGTCCGCACCGGCCCTCTCCGCCGGGTCCCCCGGCCCCGAGCTGGAACTGACCCGGGGTCCGGACCAGCTGCTGCCGACCCGGGCCCTGACCTTCGTGTACGAGACGGACCCCCTGCTCCGTCTGGCGATGTGGGCCGACCCCGCGCTGTTCCCCGGTGACGAGGCGGAGCTCTTCCTCACCGGTCTCGTGCGCCTCCTGGAGGCGGCCGCGGTGGACGACGTACAGCTCACCGCCCTCACCGAAATCACGGGCGTCCGGCCGGTGGAGCGGGACGGCCGGTGGCGGCGGGTGGACAACTGCTGGGTCTCGCCGCCCGCCGTGGCCGCATCCCTGAGCCGGGTCCTCGGCGGCGTACCCGTGCAGGTCACCGTGGAGGATCCGGTTCCGGACACCCCGCCCGGCCCCGGCGCCGGGGAGGTCCTGACGGCCTGGATCACCGCGGGCGCCGTCCTGCCGACACCGGAACAGGCCCATGCGGCGCTGATGGAGACCCTTCCCGGGCGCCCCGGGCTGCTGGCTCCCCACCGCTATGTGATCGTCGACGACCCGCCGCCGCGGGCCGGGGACGGCGGTGCACGGCTCGGACGGCGGATTCTCTCGGAAGGGGACGGCCGGAACCGGCCGATATCGCATGACCATTGA
- a CDS encoding MFS transporter, with translation MTIDDVPLQEKRQPLPSPWRSVNFRLFFTARSASLLADGMLMVSLTTAVLGAGYGAGGVGYALAAWMAPIALLVLFGGVLADRFTPQVMMIGADVVRMLAMLVLAGLLVAGDVRLWQIMALMAVSGAATAMFQPGLASMVPQVAEDIQRGNALLRISEAMSALIGPGLAGLVVAYWDVAGSYLVIAAAYALSAVGLAPLRRLRTVRDEGDDPLLQRLRTGWHEFSSRPWLWGVIAIWAVYGLFVFGPAIPLGAALITEQHGSAGYGWIASADGAGTIVGGLLGMRVRPRRPLVAGACAMFCFALNPLAPALGWNFTATALTGVLAGCGFAFWGVMWATSVQSHVPLAVLSRVYAYDVAGSIMVIPLGRALSGPAADGFGADRVLLFSSVMGVVCIVAMLCVPAIRGLVREPAAATAVEGGGSGR, from the coding sequence ATGACCATTGACGACGTACCTCTCCAGGAGAAGCGGCAGCCGCTGCCCAGTCCGTGGAGATCGGTGAACTTCCGGCTCTTCTTCACCGCCCGCAGCGCCTCACTGCTGGCCGACGGCATGCTCATGGTCTCGCTGACCACCGCCGTCCTCGGGGCGGGATACGGGGCGGGCGGGGTGGGCTACGCGCTGGCCGCGTGGATGGCGCCGATCGCGCTGCTGGTGCTGTTCGGCGGAGTGCTCGCCGACCGGTTCACGCCACAGGTGATGATGATCGGCGCCGATGTGGTGCGGATGCTGGCCATGCTCGTGCTAGCGGGGCTGCTGGTCGCGGGTGATGTACGGCTCTGGCAGATCATGGCGCTGATGGCTGTCAGCGGTGCCGCGACCGCCATGTTCCAGCCCGGTCTGGCGAGCATGGTGCCGCAGGTCGCCGAGGACATCCAGCGCGGCAACGCGCTGCTGCGGATCTCGGAGGCGATGAGCGCGCTGATCGGCCCGGGGCTCGCCGGTCTGGTGGTGGCCTACTGGGACGTGGCGGGCTCGTATCTGGTGATTGCGGCGGCCTATGCGCTGAGCGCGGTCGGGCTGGCGCCGCTGCGCAGGCTGAGGACCGTACGGGACGAGGGCGACGACCCGCTGCTGCAGCGGCTGCGCACCGGATGGCACGAGTTCAGCTCCCGCCCCTGGCTGTGGGGCGTGATCGCGATCTGGGCGGTCTACGGTCTGTTCGTGTTCGGCCCGGCCATTCCGCTGGGGGCGGCGCTGATCACCGAGCAGCACGGGTCCGCGGGCTACGGCTGGATCGCCTCGGCCGACGGTGCCGGCACGATCGTCGGCGGGCTGCTGGGAATGCGGGTACGGCCCCGCCGGCCGCTGGTCGCGGGGGCCTGTGCGATGTTCTGTTTCGCCCTCAATCCGCTGGCGCCCGCGCTCGGCTGGAACTTCACGGCCACCGCGCTCACCGGGGTGCTGGCCGGCTGCGGTTTCGCCTTCTGGGGTGTGATGTGGGCGACGAGTGTGCAGTCCCATGTTCCGCTGGCGGTGCTGAGCCGGGTCTACGCCTATGACGTCGCCGGGTCGATCATGGTGATTCCGCTGGGCCGGGCGCTGTCCGGTCCGGCGGCCGACGGCTTCGGTGCCGATCGGGTGCTGCTCTTCTCCTCCGTGATGGGTGTGGTGTGCATCGTGGCCATGCTCTGTGTGCCCGCCATCCGCGGGCTGGTCCGGGAGCCGGCGGCCGCGACGGCGGTGGAAGGGGGCGGTTCCGGCCGCTGA
- the dpgC gene encoding (3,5-dihydroxyphenyl)acetyl-CoA 1,2-dioxygenase DpgC: MTGGTTVPVRAVEPAEMRAALPRARTALARAARQDPDPPSGRLRALRAAFLDTHTDAVYTELTTGRDRAPRLAELAAAAGDAFPGLVPTTAQLAADRALPQARKAGHEIDLGVLFARILHSPVSGRHLMGALLRPTARALDLLPAFTATGTADLGSVRLERRDGVARLTMCRDDCLNAEDERQVDDMETAVDLALLDPGAELCLLRGGEMTHPRYRGKRVFSAGINLKSLHAGDISLAGFLLRRELGYLHKILRGLNLDDGTHRHRPGTAKPWVAAVDTFAIGGGMQILLVVDHVLAASDAYLSLPAAQEGIVPGAANFRLPRYTGPRLARRIVLEGHRIHATDPEARLLVDEVHPPDRLDRAVEQSLDRLRGPAVAANRRMLNITEEDPEAFRTYMAEFALEQALRLHSPDVIEKVGRFSGGGTAPPVPPG, encoded by the coding sequence ATGACCGGTGGTACGACCGTCCCCGTACGAGCGGTGGAACCGGCGGAGATGCGGGCCGCCCTGCCCCGCGCCCGGACGGCACTCGCCCGGGCCGCGCGACAGGACCCCGACCCGCCGTCCGGCCGGCTCAGGGCACTGCGCGCCGCCTTCCTCGACACCCACACCGACGCCGTCTACACCGAACTCACCACGGGCCGCGACCGGGCCCCGAGGCTGGCCGAACTCGCCGCCGCCGCCGGGGACGCCTTCCCCGGGCTCGTCCCCACCACGGCGCAACTGGCGGCCGACCGTGCGCTGCCCCAGGCCCGCAAGGCCGGACACGAGATCGACCTGGGCGTCCTCTTCGCCCGGATCCTGCACTCGCCCGTCTCCGGCCGCCATCTCATGGGAGCGCTCCTGCGCCCCACCGCGCGGGCCCTCGACCTGCTGCCCGCCTTCACCGCGACCGGGACGGCCGACCTCGGCTCCGTACGCCTGGAACGCCGGGACGGCGTCGCCCGGCTCACCATGTGCCGTGACGACTGCCTCAACGCCGAGGACGAACGCCAGGTCGACGATATGGAGACCGCGGTCGACCTCGCCCTCCTCGACCCCGGGGCCGAACTCTGCCTGCTCCGCGGCGGCGAGATGACCCACCCGCGCTACCGCGGCAAACGGGTGTTCAGCGCCGGGATCAACCTCAAGAGCCTGCACGCCGGAGACATCTCCCTCGCGGGCTTCCTGCTCCGCCGCGAACTCGGCTATCTCCACAAGATCCTGCGGGGCCTCAACCTCGACGACGGAACGCACCGGCACCGGCCCGGTACCGCGAAACCCTGGGTGGCGGCCGTCGACACCTTCGCCATCGGCGGCGGGATGCAGATCCTGCTCGTCGTCGACCACGTTCTGGCCGCATCGGACGCCTATCTCAGCCTGCCCGCCGCCCAGGAGGGCATCGTCCCCGGAGCGGCCAACTTCCGGCTGCCCCGCTACACCGGGCCGCGACTGGCCCGCCGGATCGTGCTGGAAGGCCACCGGATCCACGCCACCGACCCGGAGGCCCGGCTCCTCGTCGACGAGGTCCACCCCCCGGACCGGCTGGACCGGGCCGTCGAACAGAGCCTCGACCGGCTCCGCGGCCCCGCGGTCGCCGCCAACCGGCGGATGCTGAACATCACCGAGGAGGACCCCGAAGCCTTCCGGACGTACATGGCGGAGTTCGCGCTCGAACAGGCCCTGCGGCTGCACAGCCCGGACGTGATCGAAAAAGTCGGCCGGTTCTCCGGCGGCGGTACGGCACCACCGGTCCCGCCGGGATAG
- the dpgB gene encoding enoyl-CoA-hydratase DpgB, with translation MVRAAEKRLRIDGRRPPTADTVAAIGTLCDGAEDSGGPGPVVIEVSGTPESGWTGRLTVGLVNKWERALRRLERLPVTTIAVADGDCGGPALDVLLTADIRIAAPSVRLLPPVVDGATWPGMALHRLAQQTSGTAAVRRAALYGTPLDAARARALHLLDEVTDDPAAAVAKAAERTAPFAGPELAIRRQLLLDARTVPFEEALGAHLAACDRVLRRSTGEAAT, from the coding sequence ATGGTGAGGGCGGCGGAGAAGAGACTGCGGATCGACGGCCGCCGGCCGCCCACGGCGGACACCGTCGCCGCCATCGGCACCCTCTGCGACGGCGCCGAGGACTCCGGCGGACCGGGCCCCGTCGTCATCGAGGTCTCCGGAACCCCGGAATCCGGCTGGACCGGCCGGCTGACCGTGGGCCTCGTCAACAAATGGGAACGCGCCCTGCGCCGGCTGGAGCGACTCCCCGTGACGACGATCGCCGTCGCCGACGGCGACTGCGGAGGACCCGCCCTCGACGTCCTCCTCACCGCCGACATCCGCATCGCCGCACCGTCGGTACGCCTGCTGCCGCCCGTGGTCGACGGGGCGACCTGGCCGGGAATGGCCCTGCACCGGCTCGCCCAGCAGACGTCCGGCACCGCCGCCGTCCGCCGGGCCGCGCTCTACGGCACCCCGCTGGACGCCGCCCGGGCCCGTGCCCTGCACCTCCTCGACGAAGTCACGGACGATCCGGCGGCAGCGGTCGCGAAGGCGGCCGAGCGGACCGCGCCCTTCGCCGGACCCGAACTGGCCATCCGCCGCCAACTGCTGCTCGACGCCCGTACCGTCCCCTTCGAAGAGGCGCTGGGAGCCCATCTGGCCGCCTGCGACCGCGTCCTGCGCCGCTCCACCGGCGAGGCGGCGACATGA
- the dpgA gene encoding 3,5-dihydroxyphenylacetyl-CoA synthase DpgA gives MTTTIAPVGPGLTSTAPEPESKHPARPSRIIGVGTATTATSYDQRTLLDLFRITDPRVRSVFLNSAIERRHLTLPARDTDGTFRQEPQGELLAKHRRLALDMGARAVRACLADAGLDLADIDYLCCVTTTGFLTPGLSALLIKDMGIGAHCSRVDVVGMGCNAGLNALNATTAWATAHPGQVAVMLCAEACSAAYVMDSTLRTAVVNSLFGDGAAAVAVLADPPDAAGPAPRELPEPGASSAGPRVLGFASHLITDAVDAMRYDWDDDQHKFSFYLDPEIPYVVGAHAERVIDRLLGGAGLRRGDIAHWLVHSGGKKVIDAVRVNLGLTRHDLRHTTGVLRDYGNLSSGSFLFSYERLLGEDCVRAGDLGVLMTMGPGSTIETALVRW, from the coding sequence ATGACCACGACCATCGCGCCCGTCGGCCCCGGCCTCACCTCCACGGCCCCCGAGCCCGAATCCAAGCACCCCGCCCGCCCCAGCCGCATCATCGGCGTCGGCACCGCCACCACCGCGACCTCGTACGACCAGCGCACCCTGCTCGACCTCTTCCGGATCACCGACCCCCGGGTCCGCTCCGTCTTCCTGAACAGCGCCATCGAACGCCGCCACCTCACCCTCCCCGCCCGCGACACCGACGGCACGTTCCGTCAGGAACCCCAGGGCGAACTGCTCGCCAAACACCGGCGCCTCGCCCTCGACATGGGCGCCCGCGCCGTCCGCGCCTGCCTGGCCGACGCCGGACTCGACCTCGCCGACATCGACTACCTGTGCTGCGTCACCACCACCGGATTCCTCACCCCCGGCCTCAGCGCCCTGCTCATCAAGGACATGGGCATCGGTGCCCACTGCAGCCGGGTCGACGTCGTCGGCATGGGCTGCAACGCGGGCCTCAACGCGCTGAACGCCACGACGGCATGGGCCACGGCCCACCCAGGACAAGTCGCCGTCATGCTCTGCGCCGAAGCCTGCTCCGCCGCCTACGTCATGGACTCGACCCTGCGCACCGCGGTCGTCAACAGCCTCTTCGGCGACGGAGCCGCGGCCGTCGCGGTCCTGGCCGACCCGCCCGACGCCGCCGGACCCGCCCCGCGCGAACTGCCGGAGCCCGGTGCCTCCTCGGCCGGACCCCGGGTGCTGGGCTTCGCCAGCCACCTCATCACCGACGCCGTCGACGCCATGCGCTACGACTGGGACGACGACCAGCACAAGTTCAGCTTCTATCTGGACCCGGAGATCCCGTACGTCGTCGGCGCGCACGCCGAGCGGGTGATCGACCGGCTGCTCGGCGGCGCCGGACTCCGCCGCGGCGACATCGCCCACTGGCTGGTCCACTCCGGCGGAAAGAAGGTCATCGACGCCGTCCGGGTCAACCTCGGCCTCACCCGCCACGACCTGCGCCACACCACCGGAGTCCTGCGGGACTACGGAAACCTGTCCAGCGGATCGTTCCTGTTCTCCTACGAGCGACTGCTCGGGGAGGACTGCGTCAGAGCGGGAGACCTCGGAGTGCTGATGACCATGGGGCCGGGCTCCACCATCGAAACGGCGCTGGTCCGATGGTGA
- a CDS encoding aminotransferase-like domain-containing protein, producing MNHHHHDGDGGAHVLPGPPDRPPVVLPALAREELHGSLTDPVLDTMNFLNEITHRYPDAISFAPGRPYDGFFDPEQIFTHIRRYMDHLAASGHSPDRIRDALFQYGPTGGQIRELVADSLRVDENTHVPAESVVVTVGCQEAMLLTLRALIAGPRDALLVSSPCYVGVTGAARLLDIEPTAVREGPAGLRCADLETAIRAERARGRRPRAFYVIPDHSNPSGATMPLHERQELLKLAAREDFLILEDSPYRLVSPGRQLPTLKSLDGERRVVQLGSFAKSLFPGARVGYAVADQVVTDVDGRTGLLADELVRIKSMVTVNTSSLSQAVVGGMLLAGGGGAAEHNTRTARHYGDAMRTTLRALERCFPAAERRALGVGWNRPGGGFFLAVRVPFAADNTALARSAEEFGVLWTPMSYFYPQGGGEHVLRLSVSYLTHADIHEGTARLARFIRMAARH from the coding sequence ATGAACCACCACCACCACGACGGCGACGGCGGCGCCCACGTCCTCCCCGGCCCCCCGGACCGGCCCCCCGTGGTGCTCCCCGCACTGGCCAGGGAAGAGCTGCACGGCAGCCTCACCGACCCGGTGCTGGACACGATGAACTTCCTCAACGAGATCACCCACCGCTACCCCGACGCGATCTCCTTCGCCCCCGGCCGCCCCTACGACGGATTCTTCGACCCCGAACAGATCTTCACCCACATCCGCCGCTACATGGACCACCTCGCCGCGTCCGGCCACTCGCCGGACCGCATCCGGGACGCGCTCTTCCAGTACGGGCCGACCGGCGGCCAGATCCGTGAACTCGTCGCCGACTCCCTGCGCGTGGACGAGAACACCCACGTACCGGCCGAATCCGTGGTCGTCACCGTCGGCTGCCAGGAGGCGATGCTCCTGACCCTGCGGGCCCTGATCGCCGGCCCCCGCGACGCGCTCCTGGTCTCCAGCCCCTGCTACGTCGGAGTCACCGGAGCCGCCCGCCTGCTCGACATCGAACCGACCGCCGTCCGCGAGGGCCCGGCCGGACTCCGCTGCGCCGACCTGGAGACCGCGATCCGGGCCGAACGCGCCCGCGGCCGCCGCCCCCGCGCCTTCTACGTCATCCCGGACCACTCGAACCCCTCCGGCGCCACGATGCCCCTCCACGAGCGGCAGGAGCTGCTGAAACTCGCCGCCCGCGAGGACTTCCTGATCCTGGAGGACAGCCCCTACCGGCTGGTGAGCCCCGGACGGCAACTGCCGACCCTGAAGTCACTCGACGGCGAGCGGCGCGTCGTCCAGCTGGGCTCCTTCGCCAAATCACTCTTCCCCGGCGCCCGGGTCGGCTACGCGGTCGCGGACCAGGTGGTCACCGACGTCGACGGCCGCACCGGCCTGCTCGCCGACGAACTCGTCCGCATCAAGAGCATGGTGACGGTCAACACCTCCTCCCTCAGCCAGGCCGTCGTCGGCGGGATGCTCCTCGCGGGCGGCGGCGGCGCCGCCGAACACAACACCCGCACCGCACGCCACTACGGCGATGCCATGAGGACCACGCTCCGGGCACTGGAACGCTGCTTCCCCGCAGCCGAACGCCGCGCGCTGGGAGTCGGCTGGAACCGCCCCGGCGGAGGCTTCTTCCTGGCCGTCCGAGTGCCCTTCGCGGCGGACAACACCGCACTCGCCCGCTCCGCCGAGGAGTTCGGCGTCCTCTGGACGCCCATGTCCTACTTCTATCCGCAGGGCGGCGGCGAGCACGTCCTGCGACTGTCCGTCAGCTATCTGACCCATGCCGACATCCACGAGGGAACCGCCCGGCTGGCGCGGTTCATCCGGATGGCGGCCCGGCACTGA
- a CDS encoding 4-hydroxyphenylpyruvate dioxygenase family protein, whose amino-acid sequence MAVYDVAYTELYTSNKKSVVDYFVSALGFTREAEAVGVDRSSALLRQGTARLIVTTGPATWKFLGAHGDGIADIAFTCDDVTHTLRSARAVGATVTGSAQGRPAILGCGSLTHTLLSRRDGPGTPPPGRNWVPVPGAPGATPTGRIRHTDHIALCLEAATLGQYTDLYREALGLVRHSAGYVDAGEHGMDSVVLRSPSGRVTLALAAPDPRKQPGQLDAFLERNGGPGARYLSFLVDSIVPAVHEARDRGVVFLPVPDDYYDSLPERVPAVRTGLDGLRAARILADRDEPGTLLQALSRSPYGRSPLFHGLIERRGSRGLGPAHHRALYEAVERDRQAAE is encoded by the coding sequence ATGGCCGTGTACGACGTCGCCTACACCGAGCTGTACACCAGCAACAAGAAGTCCGTCGTCGACTACTTCGTCTCCGCCCTGGGCTTCACCCGGGAAGCCGAGGCCGTGGGCGTGGACCGCAGCAGCGCACTGCTCCGCCAGGGCACCGCCCGACTGATCGTCACCACCGGCCCGGCGACCTGGAAATTCCTCGGCGCGCACGGCGACGGCATCGCCGACATCGCCTTCACCTGCGACGACGTCACCCACACCCTGCGGTCGGCACGGGCCGTTGGAGCCACGGTCACCGGCTCCGCCCAGGGCCGCCCCGCGATCCTCGGCTGCGGCAGCCTCACCCATACCCTGCTGTCCCGCCGCGACGGCCCCGGCACCCCACCGCCGGGACGCAACTGGGTCCCCGTACCCGGCGCACCGGGCGCCACGCCCACCGGCCGGATCCGGCACACCGACCACATCGCCCTCTGCCTGGAAGCCGCCACGCTCGGCCAGTACACCGACCTGTACCGCGAAGCACTCGGACTCGTCCGCCACTCCGCCGGATACGTGGACGCCGGAGAACACGGCATGGACTCCGTCGTCCTGCGCAGCCCCTCCGGACGGGTCACCCTCGCCCTCGCCGCCCCCGACCCGCGCAAACAGCCGGGGCAGCTCGACGCCTTCCTGGAACGCAACGGCGGACCCGGCGCCCGCTACCTCTCCTTCCTCGTCGACTCCATCGTCCCCGCGGTCCACGAGGCCCGGGACCGGGGAGTCGTCTTCCTGCCCGTACCCGACGACTACTACGACTCCCTGCCCGAACGCGTCCCGGCCGTCCGGACCGGCCTCGACGGGCTCCGGGCCGCCCGGATCCTGGCCGACCGCGACGAACCCGGCACCCTGCTCCAGGCGCTGAGCCGGTCCCCGTACGGGCGCAGCCCCCTCTTCCACGGCCTGATCGAACGCCGCGGCTCCCGCGGACTCGGCCCCGCGCACCACCGGGCCCTGTACGAAGCGGTCGAGCGCGACAGGCAGGCCGCCGAATGA